From the genome of Sulfuricurvum sp. IAE1:
ACGAACTTCTCCGCACCCTCAACCGTACCAAAAAAATGTCTATCCTCTTCATTACTCACGATATCGGGGTAATAGCCGAAGACATTACCCGTATTTTGTTTGTAAATCAAACGCTCCTCGTCTCTCAAAATCCCGCGGAAATGATTCGATGCGACGAGATGAGCCGACTCTATGGTACACCGGCACACGTGGTGTGTCATAATCACTAAAAGAGGTAGCAATGTTGGAAATGTTTGATTACCCCTTTATGCAGCGTGCTTTTATCGCGGGATTGATGATCGCCGTCCTTGCTTCTTTGAGCGGTTCGTTTATCGTCCTTCGCCGCTATTCGCTCCTCAGTGAAACGCTGGCGCACGTGTCGCTGGTCGGAGTTGCCGTCGGTCTGCTGTTCGGGATCGCTCCGTTATGGATGGCGGTCGCCGCATCGCTGATCGCCTCATGGTTGATAGAGTATCTGCGCAGTATTCACGGGATGTATTCGGATTCGGTGCTCGCCATTTTTCTCTCCGGCTCCCTCGCCCTTGCCATCGTGATCGTTTCTTTGGCAGGGTCGTTTAACGCCTCTTTGTTCAGCTACCTGTTCGGTTCGATTCTCTCGGTAAGCGTTAAGGATTTGTGGGTGATGGGGATTGCAGGTGGGGTGGCGATGGCGCTGCTGATTCTCTTTTTCAAAGAACTTTACTTCATCGCGTTCGATGAAGACGTTGCCCGCTCAGGGGGCATCAAAGTAACCATGCTCAACTTTATGCTCGTCAGCGTTATCGCCGTCATTATCGCCCTTTCGATTCGTGTCGTCGGTACGCTTTTAATCGGCGCATTGATGGTGATCCCTCCCGTCGCCGCGATCCGATTCGGGCTCGGTTTTTATCCCACCACGCTTCTCTCTATCGCTATCTCTCTTATTTCGGTCGTTATCGGACTGAGCGCTTCCTATCTCTTCTCGCTTCCCAGCGGTGCGGCGATCGTACTGTGCCTCCTGGCGTTTTTCATCGTCGCCTTGGTGATCAACCGCCGATGAACAACGCGTGTCATGAATTTTCCCGTTACGCGGCAGAGTACGGCAGCCGCAATGTCATCCAGCGCCATGTTGCGGATAAGCTGATCTCCTCGACGCAGGATTATCCCAAACGTATTTTGGATTTGGGATGCGGAAGCGGAACCCTCTACTGGCTGATCGACTGGGAGATCGAGCGTTTTGTCGGCATCGATTTCTCCGCTTCGATGCTGGAACATCATCCCAAAGCATCCCACGTCGAACTGATATTGGGCAACTTCAACGATCCCTCACTGTTTGAGAGATTGAGGGATGAACGCTTCGATCGCATTTACTCCGCCTCGGCGTTGCAATGGGCGGACGATCTGGACGGCGTTTTTCATTCCCTCGCTTCGCTCAATACCCCTATGTCGCTGGCGATCTTCACCGCAGGAACGTTTAAAACCCTTCATGAATGTGCGGGAGTCACTCCGCTGCTGCGTTCCAGTGATGAGGTGATGGCGATTGCCGAAAAATATATGAATGCCCGGTTCGAAGTGCTTCATACGACGTTGGAATTTGATTCGGTTCGGGAAATGCTCCGCTACATCAAGCGCAGCGGAGTGAGCGGCGGGCGACGCGTTTTGGACGTCGCCCGGACGAAGGCGCTGATGAGGGATTATCCTCTGAAGCATCTGGAATTTGAAGTGCTTTTCATCACTTCGCCGTCCTCCTAGACCCTCATTTCCGAAAATAAGGGTCTCAGGGCGGTTTCTTCGAGCATGCACTGTTGCCTGAGTGTTTCGAGTGCGTTGTAGATTGCCTCCTCCTTGATGGAACACAGCGACAGCAGGTCTTCGAGGAGGCATCCGAACGCGCGTACTTCGATTCTTTCGAACTCTTTGCGGTGCGGTTCGTAGAACGTAGCCGCACCGAAGTCCCCCAGATAGCAGTGCCCCTCGTCGTTGATAAGGATGTTGTGGGCGTACAGATCGCCGTGCATGAGTCCCCGCGCGTGCAGGTGCGCCGCTGCGGAGGCGATTGCCCGGGCGACTTCGAGGACCTCTTCGGGGGTCAGGAGGGTTCCCTCTTCGAATGTATCGCGGGTGCAGGTCTCAAAATCGGGTGGAAGCCCCAGGTTCCGGTAAGCGTTTGGGATATACTCCAGCACCAGCCCCAGACGCTCATCCCCTTGCAGTTTCGAGAGAACTTTGATGAGGTGGGGATGTTCCCCGACACTCATGTAGGCGTTCATCTCATCGTGCGCATAACCGTCGCTCGTGATCGCGCCTTTGAACAGTTTCAGCGCCACTTCTGATTCGTGGGGCGTTGAATAGGCTTTAAATATCTCCCCCGAAGCCCCTGACCCCAATTTTTCTTTAACCTCCAACGATTCGTATGCCGTCTCCCGAAGCTCGAATTGCGGGTTGGCACTGCACGGGTTGCCCGAAAATGCCAGCCAGGAGAGTTTCGGCAGATTCCACAGCCACGAGGGGATCGATTCCAGACGGTTGGCCGAGAGGCGGAGAAGTTCGAGATTGCGGCATGCAGCCATCTCGTCGGGGAGGGTTTCGAGACGGTTCCCGGCGAGGGCGCATTTTTGGAGCCGTGTGAGTTTTCCGATCGAGCGGGGGAGGTTG
Proteins encoded in this window:
- a CDS encoding leucine-rich repeat-containing protein kinase family protein, with product MHTLAQLRSGSLKGIRRLNLRDNLTTFPEEIFDLADTLEILDMSDNALTSLPEGIHRLHRLKIAFFSNNRFTEVPSFKGCDNLYMIGFKSNLIEKFDEDVLPEGVSWLILTDNRLTNLPRSIGKLTRLQKCALAGNRLETLPDEMAACRNLELLRLSANRLESIPSWLWNLPKLSWLAFSGNPCSANPQFELRETAYESLEVKEKLGSGASGEIFKAYSTPHESEVALKLFKGAITSDGYAHDEMNAYMSVGEHPHLIKVLSKLQGDERLGLVLEYIPNAYRNLGLPPDFETCTRDTFEEGTLLTPEEVLEVARAIASAAAHLHARGLMHGDLYAHNILINDEGHCYLGDFGAATFYEPHRKEFERIEVRAFGCLLEDLLSLCSIKEEAIYNALETLRQQCMLEETALRPLFSEMRV
- a CDS encoding metal ABC transporter permease, with the translated sequence MLEMFDYPFMQRAFIAGLMIAVLASLSGSFIVLRRYSLLSETLAHVSLVGVAVGLLFGIAPLWMAVAASLIASWLIEYLRSIHGMYSDSVLAIFLSGSLALAIVIVSLAGSFNASLFSYLFGSILSVSVKDLWVMGIAGGVAMALLILFFKELYFIAFDEDVARSGGIKVTMLNFMLVSVIAVIIALSIRVVGTLLIGALMVIPPVAAIRFGLGFYPTTLLSIAISLISVVIGLSASYLFSLPSGAAIVLCLLAFFIVALVINRR
- a CDS encoding methyltransferase domain-containing protein, producing MNNACHEFSRYAAEYGSRNVIQRHVADKLISSTQDYPKRILDLGCGSGTLYWLIDWEIERFVGIDFSASMLEHHPKASHVELILGNFNDPSLFERLRDERFDRIYSASALQWADDLDGVFHSLASLNTPMSLAIFTAGTFKTLHECAGVTPLLRSSDEVMAIAEKYMNARFEVLHTTLEFDSVREMLRYIKRSGVSGGRRVLDVARTKALMRDYPLKHLEFEVLFITSPSS